A single region of the Penaeus monodon isolate SGIC_2016 chromosome 18, NSTDA_Pmon_1, whole genome shotgun sequence genome encodes:
- the LOC119584524 gene encoding myosin regulatory light chain 2-like, with protein MADDKKVKKKKKVKEEEPAPAPAPAPAPEPAAPAPSPAVTPAATPASSKPSSRKSSSKKAKKTGSNVFDMFTQRQVAEFKEGFQMMDRDKDGIIGKSDLRAVFDDVGKIATDKELEDMLGEAPAPINFTMLLQMFAERNSGSSDDDDVVAAAFNAFSQDGWIDGDMFRHALMTWGDRYSAQEADDAFDQFDMDDRGFIDTAAVIEMLTGKGDVEGEA; from the exons ATG GCGGACGAcaagaaagtaaagaagaagaagaaggtcaaGGAAGAGGAACCTGCCCcggctcctgctcctgctcccgCCCCTGAGCCTgctgcccccgccccctcccctgccGTGACCCCCGCCGCCACCCCCGCCTCCTCGAAGCCCTCCTCTCGCAAGTCCTCCTCCAAGAAGGCCAAGAAGACCGGCTCTAATGTGTTCGACATGTTCACGCAGCGCCAAGTGGCCGAGTTCAAGGAAGGCTTCCAGATGATGGACCGAGACAAGGACGGCATCATCGGCAAGTCCGATCTCCGGGCG GTCTTCGACGACGTGGGCAAGATCGCCACCGACAAGGAGCTTGAGGACATGCTCGGAGAAGCCCCGGCGCCCATCAACTTCACGATGCTGCTGCAGATGTTCGCGGAGAGGAACAGCGGGTCTTCCGACGACGATGACGTGGTCGCTGCCGCCTTCAACGCCTTCAGTCAAGACGGATGGATCGATGGTGACAT GTTCCGCCACGCCCTCATGACCTGGGGAGACAGGTACTCGGCCCAGGAAGCCGACGACGCCTTCGACCAGTTCGACATGGACGATAGAGGCTTCATCGACACCGCCGCCGTTATCGAGATGCTGACGGGCAAGGGCGACGTCGAGGGCGAAGCCTAA